The Gracilimonas sediminicola sequence CCCCTGAAGATTTCAACTGGGGAATAGCCGCCCGAAATCCGGATAAAGTTTCTGCACTTGCTAAAAAACTGGACCTCCCTGAAAACCAATGCTTTATTGTTAACAACTTAGACAAAGAGCGGGTCGAAGAAGTCGTCCAAAAAACAAAGATCGTCATAACTACGGCCGGTCCGTTTTCTCTGTATGGGGAAAACGTAATTGCAGCCTGCGCCAAATTCGGTACTCACTACCTGGATATCACGGGTGAAGTCGGCTTCATAAAACAGATGGCTGATACATATGGAGAAATGGCCAGGGAATCGGGAGCCCTTCTGATTCCTTTTTCCGGATTTGATTCCGTACCGGCCGATATTGCCGCTTTTCTGCTTCAAAATGAGTTTGACCAACCGGAAAAGCTGAGCATCAACAGTTATTACTCAATCAGTGGGGGATTTAACGGCGGCACTATCGCTACCATGCTGAATAAGTTTGAGACCGGTGAATATAAAAAGATGAATACCCCCACCCTGTTGCTTAGCCAAAACACTGAACAGAACATTCACAAACCCGAAGATGCACAGTTTTTTGGTTTCAACTCAGCAATCAGCCGATGGTCTGCACCGTTCATTATGGGGGCCATCAATTCCAAAGTAGTGTATAAAACAGCAGAGCTGATGAAAGAGCAAGGTGCTCCATATGCGGAGAGCATTTCCTATAGCGAACATTCATCCCTGGGGCAATGGTTTAATCCTGTTCCTTTTTTTGTGGTATCAATTATTGTGCTTTCTATTACCCTCTTAGGGCCTTTTGAGTTGTTCAGAAATCTGCTTCGAAAAATAATGCCGGCACCGGGCGAAGGTCCTTCTGAAGAACAAATCGAGAATGGCTACTTTAAATTGCTGGCTGTTGCAGAAGACCAAGATGGACAAAAAGCTTCACTGAATATGAGTTACCCCGGCGACCCCGGTAATAAATCGACGGTGTTCTTTTTATGTGAATCGGCTTTATGTTTGGCCAAAAACACCGATAAGCTAAAGACAAAATCAGGATTTAAAACTCCCGTTTCAGCATTGGGTGAATTACTGGTTCAGCGACTTTCCACACGCGGGTTGAAGATAATATCCGGCAATAAGTGATTTTGATCCAATTATACGTATTTTGGTGAATGGCAATGATTAACAAACCAATGGCTTTGTGAGTGTAGAAAAAGTTACGTTCAACAATAAAATAGACAAAGAATTCAGCCGTACGGTAAAAAAGCGGGTGGATCAATACTTTAAAGAGAACAACTTATCTCAACATGCGAATGCGTCTATGGTGATCAAAACCGTTGCGCTGCTTTCTCTTTATTTTGGAGCATATGCCCTCCTCATTTCAGGACAATTCTCGCTTGGGTTTATGTGGGTTATGTGTATTGCCATGGGCGTGGGCATGGCCGGTATTGGATTTTCCGTAGCTCATGATGCCCTTCACGGAGCTTATTCATCCAACAGAACCATCAATTATCTACTGGGACTTACTTTTGACCTGATGGGCGCCAACGGGTACATCTGGAAGATCACCCACAATATCATTCACCATACCTATACTAACATTCACGGACACGATGAAGATCTTGAAGTAGCCGCCTTCATTCGGCTTTCCCCGCATTCTGAGCATAAGCCTGTTCATCGGCTTCAGCATATTCTGGCTTTTTTCGCCTACAGTTTTGCCACATTTTTCTGGGTTTTTGTAAAAGATTACTGGTATTTCTTTAAAAGTCCGCTGGGCCCTTACGAAAACAAACAGCACCCGATTTCTGAATGGGTCACCTTGATAGTAACAAAAATTTTGTACTACGGCTATACCATAGCTTTACCATTGCTGTTATTGGATATTACTTGGTACCACTGGTTAATCGGGTTTATGAGTCTGCACCTCACCGCCGGATTTATCTTGGGTGTCATTTTCCAGCTTGCGCATGTGGTGGAAGAAACCATGCACCCCGAGCCCAATGAAGACAACGTAATTGAAAACCACTGGGCTATCCATGAAATGATTACTACCAATAACTTTGCCCGTGAGAACAAACCACTATCCTGGTTTATAGGAGGATTGAATTTCCAGATTGAGCACCATCTTTTCCCAAAGGTATGCAGCATCCACTACCCTCAGATTAGTTATATCGTAGAGGATACAGCCAAAGAATTCGGCATTCCTTACAATCACCATCCTACTTTTCGCCAGGCTGTGGCTTCTCATTACCGTACGTTGAAAAAATTCGGAGACCCCGGTTTTGAATGGCAGCCAACCACAGCCGTTTAAGTTCTAATATTAAAAAGACTTTCATTTGCATACATTCTGACTGAATAATACGTCGGGTTAGTAATGCAACAAAGACACAAGCTTTATTACAGCATAGCCTGTATTTGGAGTCTGATATTATTGAGTAGTACACCATCCATCAGCCAGCCCCTGGCTGTAAAAGGGGTGATTGATTTATCCGACATTGATTTCCAGCAACAGAAGGTTGTTGAATTAGATGGTGAGTGGTTTTTTTACTGGCGTGATCTTATCCCTCCTGATCAGATTAACACAGACTCTGCCGCAC is a genomic window containing:
- a CDS encoding saccharopine dehydrogenase family protein produces the protein MPDTSFDLILIGATGFTGRRAARYLKKHAPEDFNWGIAARNPDKVSALAKKLDLPENQCFIVNNLDKERVEEVVQKTKIVITTAGPFSLYGENVIAACAKFGTHYLDITGEVGFIKQMADTYGEMARESGALLIPFSGFDSVPADIAAFLLQNEFDQPEKLSINSYYSISGGFNGGTIATMLNKFETGEYKKMNTPTLLLSQNTEQNIHKPEDAQFFGFNSAISRWSAPFIMGAINSKVVYKTAELMKEQGAPYAESISYSEHSSLGQWFNPVPFFVVSIIVLSITLLGPFELFRNLLRKIMPAPGEGPSEEQIENGYFKLLAVAEDQDGQKASLNMSYPGDPGNKSTVFFLCESALCLAKNTDKLKTKSGFKTPVSALGELLVQRLSTRGLKIISGNK
- a CDS encoding fatty acid desaturase family protein, which gives rise to MSVEKVTFNNKIDKEFSRTVKKRVDQYFKENNLSQHANASMVIKTVALLSLYFGAYALLISGQFSLGFMWVMCIAMGVGMAGIGFSVAHDALHGAYSSNRTINYLLGLTFDLMGANGYIWKITHNIIHHTYTNIHGHDEDLEVAAFIRLSPHSEHKPVHRLQHILAFFAYSFATFFWVFVKDYWYFFKSPLGPYENKQHPISEWVTLIVTKILYYGYTIALPLLLLDITWYHWLIGFMSLHLTAGFILGVIFQLAHVVEETMHPEPNEDNVIENHWAIHEMITTNNFARENKPLSWFIGGLNFQIEHHLFPKVCSIHYPQISYIVEDTAKEFGIPYNHHPTFRQAVASHYRTLKKFGDPGFEWQPTTAV